TATAGCACGAGATACCGAAGAACTGTACAAAGTGCCATAGCTCTTCTTTATTCTTTATTGCTAGAGAACGAAGTCTTCCAAAATTTCGGAAAAATTTCTATGCGCGAAAGCTCCAGTCTCACTTTTTGTAATACTGACTGTGCTTGTCCGGCTGcggaaaaatttgttaaacaATACAATAAGGTAATCATTATTTTGtactttattaatatattagatgaaaatattttatttcgactttttttcattttattctaatttacCGCAggcacactgataaaaaaattaacttgactcaagagccaaaatcttgaaccaaaaatacaaattcttgagttaagaaaattattctttgtctaagaaaattttcttgcttcaagaatttattctcttgactgaaaaaaaatcattttcttaaaaatggtatttttggttcaaaattttggctcttgagttaagttaatttttttatcaatgtataaatattgaaaaaaaaaaaaaaaaaattaccttaattttcacttaattaatttgccagctatattaaaaatttattattgatattaaatccgtaattatttttaaaaaatattcaacgaGCCTCTCATATAAGAGAAGTCAATTAGTAATTGTTAAAACCTCATTTGTAAtggattttaattaaaagtaacggagcttttttttttgttaattaaaaaaactatttcatACAaagaagtaattaataataattgttgaaataaaaataatgaattttcagGAAACAAGTGATCGATTAAAATCACATCCAGCGGtaatagaattaataaaacaatcatCAAATGTAGTATTCGAAATGCCGGATCAAGCGCAAACAAAGCATCCAGATACACTTAAAGATGCATTGTTAACATACATTTGTCACGGATCATCGCTTCCATGTGTAAACTACGAAAGTCAGCGTATTTGTGTTAAAACAGACCACGTTACCGGGCTGTTTGCTTACATTGAATGGGAGTCGAAGCTCAATATCAAGAGCTCGAATCGCCGCAAGTACGGACTCTTGAGAGCTTACGGATTGTTGCGAAACGTTGTCTCCCACATGGTACAAATGATATCCGAATCAAAGCCAAAAATAGTCCTGTTTTCCGGTCACGATAAAACGCTCGAGTACTTGGCGAGCGCTCTCGGGATTGTTGTTGATCACGCCATTTCGCCGCACTACGCTTCCCGATTTGTTATTGAAATTTGTCGCGTTAATTCCAAAAACGAGAACCACGTCGccaatgatttttattttcgcgTTATTGTTAATGGAAAAGACGTTACTCAGACTATTgctttttgtaaaaattctaattattaCAGTGATAATTACGGTGATAAAAACGACGACggcgaatttttaaaaaaagaatataaacTTTGTCCTATTGAAGCGATTATACGACAATTGCATGACGACTATTTTCTACCTTTTAATGCTACTAATTTCAAAGACGCTTGTTTTAATCATTGattgttttaatattatttttacatactttgtttttatttttatctctgTAAACATGCAGGTAGTGTTTAAAGTGGTTTAAGTGATGAATAGTTTATCGAAagttatttatagtttttaatcgATATCCATAAAGTcaatgtaagaaaaatttttttacattgacctttatgtaaaatttgtttcttTCAACCGTAGAAGATTTAagggggaacaccactgtgacgatcgaagaaaagaggtgattttcgggaatttttttgacagggaaaataaaggaatttgaggatcggattttttttattttattaagggtacattaaagattattacccgaaatttttattgaatagtatatttcttacctagggcaggaaaataagaaatgtctcagattacatgtaattgttgaccgaggcgaagccgaggtcgacaaacatgtgatctgaggctttcttatttcctgccAGTGGTGAAATACtattttctcctcgacggaggcggaaagcggcattttcatttagcgcagcgggcggaaaattgacgctttccgcctgGAAAGAAagagaatagtatattacacacctagggaagtaaagtaagaaatgtctcagatcacatgtaattgttggccgaggcgaagccgaggtcaacaaacatgtgatctgaggctttctgttacttcccgaggagtgtatactattttttttgtccgacgaaggcggaaagcggcaacagtttagcgcagcgggacgaaagttgccactttcaccggagggcaaaaaaaatatttaattattacaaagttattaacaatctcgtaaagcactagaaaaaatttccccctccATGGTCGCATCGAAAAAAGAgctgattttcgggaattttttcgacagggaaaataaaagaatttgggaatcggttttttttttattttattaaggatacattaaagattataaccctaaatttttattaaaaaatattgaattattacaaagttattaacaatctcgtcGAGCACTGGAGTAAATTTCCCTCCTCCACGGTCGGttcaataactcaaaaacggatcatctgaaaataaaaacccaaattcctttaatcagtaaggatgtagttatcgtcgcacatacggaattttgaaaattttaattttaaaaaaaatggcgactgattgaaaattttttcactattctcaccgttttttttttttgttttaacccggctaaaaaaatctttaaaataaaaatttttcaaatttcgtacgtgcgacgataattacatccttactgattaaaaatcaatttgggtctttatttttagatgatctgtttttgagttatcgaaccgACCGTGGAGGAGGGAAATTTACTCCAGTGCTCgacgagattgttaataactttgtaataattcaatattttttaataaaaatttagggtaataatctttaatgtatccttagtaaaataaaaaaaaaaccgattcccaaattcttttattttccctgtcaaaaaaattcccgaaaatcagctctttttttcgatcgtcacagtggtgtttccccttaagtttttttttttttttttttttttcaatgcacTAGTTATTACGCAGgtactaatttaattattaaaataataaaagcatTGCTTACATGTATCAAACATTTAAGTTATTGCTAAAATgtagataaaaattctttaacgccttaaaaaaaaaaaaaaagaaacaaattaCAAATCTCTGCTACTATACATTTTCTCTATgatgttttataaaaatgttgacGATGAGTGTAGATActcattatatatattttatcatacaACTTATATTGatgtaaatatgtaaataactACTCGgagcaattttattatttgagtaTATCACACTACACGTGTCTAGTATCCTAATTAGACACACTTAACTAGacaaataaaacataaatttagaAGTAActgaaagtaaataaaaaaatagatactAAAACTTTGTAGACTCACTTTTTCACGAGACTAGGTCTTTAGATAAACAAGTATTAGTCTCAGTACAATTGAAAGTAGacattaaacaataaaatactaTTGTCAATAGATGATCCGTCAAAGCTAAATAATACAACGCAAAAAACagatattgaatgaaaaaaaaacctgaATATCAACGaacgtattattattattattattattattattattattctacgCTTGCAAATAAATACTCGGTAATTATTTGGTCAAtggaaaaatgtatttatttatttatttatttatcaacttgttaattatttaattatacattAAGGCAACATTTTATTCACagttataaaagaaaaagacTCTACAATAAATACTGAATATATACTAACTGTTGCAAAGGCACTGagttacattaattatttcgatttatcaacaataattgtttatttatggCTATagctatttattaatataaacattttagttttaataaatttgttttttttgcagcacaatcaaaaatattaagaaaaaaatgaactttggTGTTTCTATAAAAATGGAAGATCGTctgtgtaaattttaaattcacgaCACTCTgtacaattataatttcatactacaattattaattacataaatcaattatttaaataaaataaatcaatagtcaaattcaattttttaaaaaaatgcagacaattgattgaaaaatttttacctattttacaaaaaaaaatcataactcgtacaaaatataaaaatattattctaaattaatataattttataaataatttaaaacagagaaaaaaaattataatacaatGTTAATTTGTCACTGGATTATGGGAATCAGCTTCATTCATGGCCAACCCTAGGATATTTTCGATGTTATGAAATCGCTGAGCGTAGTATTCATAATCAATACCTCCTAATGGATTACCATTATCAGGATTAGCAGAAGTAGAAGTAGCTGTAGTTGAACTGTGTCTAggattatcattattattagatGATAAGTGATTTGCGAGATGTACTCGTAAATGTGGATAAGTTTGATCTGATTGAGTAAGCATTGTCGGAGCTGGTTTTCTTTTACCACTTCTCCATCTCTGTACCATCCATTTCATACGACGTAAGCCAATAACAAGCAATACAGCCGATCTGAAACGCGCTCTGGGGCAGGTTTTTACAACATGGAGTGTCTGCTCAGATATAAATGAACGCTCCACAGAAGTTAATTTCGCCAACATTGACCTTGCATTATCTTCAGACAACTGATACCCACCAATGACACAGAGTAAGTAACGTTTTTGGAAAGCCAAAGCCTTTCTTTTACTATCCACACGCATATATTTTGCATAAATATACTGAAGTTTCATCAACAGCTGATTATTATCATGCGAAGACGTAACTCCATCACTATGCTGTAACATCAATTCCAATTCTTTAACGCGTACGACATGTCTTTCAATTTCTTCCCgggctttaattaatttatcgtgCAAAACTCCTTTCTCAAGCGAGTATCTTGCATTTTCACTGGTCAGCTCAGTGATTTGATTGATCAATTTAGCAGACATATTTTTATCTCCAGCAGAGTTTTCTTGTAAAAATCCCTTCGACAGCTCTAGCTCTCTGTTGAATCTAGCTTGCAGTTCTGCCCGGAGCTCTTCAATCACTTCCTTCAAACGTTCCTCATCATTTTTGGCAGCGTTTAATTTCTTCTGAAGCACACTCTCGCTTTTCCTCAAGTTAGCCAACACATGAGTCACCTGATCTTGCTCGATTTGCGCTCTTTCCAACTGTCGTTTTAATTCCTTAGAATCGATTTCCAGATCACGCATCACTTCTTTGGTGTTCTTAAGCTCGTGTCTCAAATTCTTCAACTCATTTTGTTCATCACTGCGCTGACTTTGTTTCTTTTCATCAGCTTCTAGAATACTGTCCAAACGTTTCTTTAGCCATTTAGATTCGTCTTGATAGCTCTTTAGCTCTTCTTTAGTCCGTTTTAACTCAATCTCCAGATGCTCTTTGCTACTTTCAACAAGAGCTATTTGACTCAACAAACGTTCTCGTTCCTCTAACTCAATTTCCAGCTGCTTTTCATAACGATTTTTCTCagcttgatttatttttaatgtatctTGCAATTCAATAAGCTCTCTTACAACCTTCTCATACTTTTCAGCCATCATCAAGTCGTTTTTCTCAGCTTCCTGTAACTCAGGCGACGAGGAAATATTACCCGACCGCTCGGGTTCTATCGTTTCTTtaagattattcaatttaaccTGTAACAACTTGTAATTTTGTCTGGCAGTGGCTAAACTATCTCTCAATTCTTTCTCTACATCCAACGATGTAGTCAAACGTAGTCTCAATTCTTTTATAATATCAGCGTCTTCCATTTGTGTTCTacgtgatttatttttttccttttgtaCATGTATTTGCAAATCCCGAATCATTATCTTATGTACTGATAAATCTTCAACTAAAgtcatatttttcttattctcatCGTCAAGATCTGATTTTATTTCCAAGATCCTATTTTCATAATCCATTATTTGTGACTTTAATATATCCTGTTCAATTTCCAGTTCATTCTTTTCATGCAGTAACTGttcattcaatttattagCTTGCTTTAATTTTCGTCGAATATCAGAGTACTGttgcattattttttcaatatcttGCTCGAAGGGTTTGATTGAGTTGCAAGCGTGATCTACTCTTCGACCCATCGTTAATTCTTCAGATTCATTTTCAATGGCGTCCAATATTTTTCTATCCAAATCAGCGGATAAATTCAATTCACGCTGCACCATATCTTCAATATCAGCGCCTTCCGATGACTGTCTAACAGATTCGTCcttcaaaatttctaattcTTGTTTCAGCTTAGCCACCATTTTAGTCAACTCGTCATTAAACATCCTCTCTTCCTTGAGTTTTTTTCTTAGCTCGATAACATTGCcagattcttttattttactttgaatAGTTTCTAAAGAACGTTGTAAACTTTTACTGTCATCGGTCATctgttttattactttatcCTTTTCCTTAATATACTCCTGCAAATGATGAATCTCCTGATCTTTATCAGTCATAGGATAAGTGTTAGATAAACTCCTACGCCTTGCCATTTCTTCCAACCGCTGGATCAATTCATCCCGGCTATTTAACCCGTCAGTCAAACGTTTAATATCACTCTGCTTGTCCATCAAATCTTTGCGACAGCTTTCAAATTTAGTCTTAAAAGTATACAGCTGTTTATTCTCATTTTCAATCTCAACATTACGAGTTTTAATAGTTTCTATTGTGATGtctttctcaaaaataatatctttcaaatttttcaattcttgAACTTTTTCTCGTATTGTCGTTTGATACGCCATATTATCGTCACATATTTTTCTAATATCTTTTCTCAAAGTATCGTTCTCATTCTGCAATTCATGAAGTACTTGTTCATTTGTTTGTAATTTATCTCTGTAAATTTCCAGCTCTTCATTacgaattttcaaaatattttcaacctcCTCCAAATCATTTCGAATTTTCTTTTCCGACTCCTGCGATAATTCATACTGATTTTTATAGAATACTTTATCACGTGTAACCGTATCAATAGAATCTTTAAATTCAGCTCGCAATTCATCAAGACTTTTTTGCAAAGCATCGAGTTCCAATTCGCGTTTGCTCAAAGTTGCCGATTTTGCTTGCAACTCGTTGTGAATAgcttttaattgattttccAAATCTTCAATACACGGTTGTGATAAATTAGACCCTACTAATACTGACTTGGTGCGCGTTGGTGTTATTATATCCGTCTTTGACAAACTACCCGactgtttatttttactcgTAGATCCTCCAGCTCCATCAGATACAACACTACTATTACGTTTTGGTGAGTTAAATTCTCCTTCGCTGTGTACTGATTCAATAGCGGATAACTGCGGCTGTGAAACATGTTGAGAGCTTGTGAAGCTGTATGGCTGACTGCTTAATTCAAGTGGTGGATTCCTTAAATCTGATTTTTGTAAGTCCATAAACGGAACTGATGATCCGTCAAGCTGATCATTTGTAACAAATGAACCCGGAACTTTTGCCGAAGATATATTTAAAGCTGTGTTATGTAAAACATTGGAGCCCTCACGAATCGCTTCGGATATTTCTTCACACTCTGAGTGTATTGATAATATATCACTCAACGTTCTTGCGCTATTTTTCGGCTCATTTTTACCATGTTGAAGGTTACCTTCTTCCATCTGTAAAGAAGTGTACACTTCAAACTGCTTCTCTTTTTTCGACAATTGCTCTTTGAGGTGATCAATCTCTTCATTCTTGTCAGTGAGCATTGACTCAATCAATTGCGGTAATTCTTGTTGTGCGCGTTCTTGACTACTGCATTTAGTTTCCAACACACGTTTTTCCTGCTCTAGATGTTCAACGCGATTTTTCAACTCATTTATTATGTCATTCTCCGTTTGTACGACTGTAAAAAGCTCGTCCTGTTTATCCTGCAATAACTGAGACTTACGTTCAAGTTGATATTTTACGTCGAGTAGTTCACGATCCTTGTTAGCTAATTCCTGCTCCATTGAATGAACTTTAGTATTGACTTCGTGCAACTGTAATTCAAGACGTGACGTAGCTTGTCGTTGAGCAAACGGTGCACTCTGTTTATACTGCTCCAATCGACCGCGCATAGCTTCGATTTGAAACAGCTGCTCTGAATTTGTTTGCTGTAAGATTTCTTGCTCTGCTTGCAACTCctgcagtgaaaaaaaaaaataataaataaaaagaataataaggTAAGAAGGTTTCGTATTTAcagttttaaaagtaaaaataaaatacaaacctcattttgaattttcaaagtaGATAATTGCATGTCAAGGTCTTTAATCCGTTTGAGAGCGACTTCTTCAGCTCGAGtgtgttttaataatttatcttttaatttaagaagCTGGTCAAGCGGTAGAGTAGGCGGTGCATTAGGATCATCAGGTGTAGGACATCTCGTAGCGTCAATTTGATCGCGTATAGAAACATCTTCACTGGGTTGACTAATACTCAAGTTAGAACCACACATATGAAGTGTTTCTAATTCcttagtttttttatctaaGTGATTTTGCATATCTTGTAGCTCAGATTTCATTTGCCTTAAAGCCGTAGAATTAACATTAAAGTGTTCTGTACTTAATTTGTGTTTTCTTAGTTCTTCTTGCAAATGAATTATATGATCATCTTGTGTATTGTCACCGCCCAATTTCAGAGTCTCTAACTCTTGAGCCAACTCCTGATTATGCTGATTCTGAGAGGAAATTATTTCCTTGTTCTGTTCAATTTGATTTAACAAATGCTTCTCTAACTCGGTTTTTGATTCAAGTTGAGTCTCCAAGCTCACGATAATATCTCGAAGCTCCCATATTTTGTCAACAGCTGCTTTCAATTCATCATCGACAGCGGTTTTCTTTGATTCCAAGTCTTGTATTGTTTGAGACATTTCACGTATTTGTTGCTCTAACCCTTCGAcctagtaaaaaaaaatgtcaattgtttAAGTTggtattcaattaataattcaaattcatgtaattaaaataattacattgttgaattattttattgttattaattaattaatttattgactcTTGTCAAATGAACGATTACCACTGTGCCTTTTAATTGGAACAAGAGATAGATCCCTTCTTTACATCTAATATTAAGCCTCCAATAGGGAGGGACTAATCCCatacaatttaattatgtaataccCGATACTActactaattaaattttaagcaaTTAGTCCTTCCCTCCCTTGAGAGCTCTAAGATATATAACCGGCTTACTACTGAATATATTTTAGTATATACAGTGTTATGATCACGTAGTCAGTTTGAAGTAATAATCATTCAGGAAACAAGAGTTTTTAAGATCAACTATACCATataagctttcgattaaaaaaaaaaaataatatattaataagtatataaaCTTACGTCTTGCccatcaaaattttgaagcgTAGGAATGACCAATGATGGTTCAGGAGACAGTGAAGCCGGCTTTTGTGTGTGTATCAAATAGAAAACCAAGACCACAGTGCAGAAAAACTcgtgttaataaaattagcattAGTGCGTGTTATATATAAGCTTAATTGTTAAATTCTCATTATTGTAAGATAAGTTAAATTTACTGCCAGCTCTACCAATTTATAAACTCTTTTATATTAAATgacaatagaattaaaaataatttaattgaataaaaaaaatgatagaaCATGTCTAAGCAATTTAACTCTCTTAAATTGTCACAAAAGCatattttaattctaattaccACCACAataacttataattataaacagatattttatttttgtgtcagtgtgccaaaaaaaaattatttaaaaaattgtgttatatGTGAAtgataaatgattaaaaaaaataattaataaaaacctaaataataatttatgagtTAATTTAGTAAGAAAATGATTGAATGAGAGTTAAGCTAtactgtcttaaaaaaattaatgatgtatttgaaaaataaaaatgtcattttttatgtGGACTTTACCTCAGATGAAATACGCAAATCGCGTTCCTTCTCGCGTTCACGTTCTTTAAGATGTTCTTGTAACGCTTGTATTTGTCGTGCTGCATCGTCGCGTTCAATCTCACGCTCACTAGCTTGCTCCTCGAGGAACTTACGAGTTGAACGTAATTGCTTATCCGCCGCTTCAATCTAAATACGCAGATCAAGtggttaattaattacaagagttatttaataattcctataaatttgttttattcttattaaaataaatatatattttttaacatatttataataaattataagtagttatttttattctgaaattaaaattttaaaaatcgacaTGCAAagctttttcaaaaaatcaatatgcAAAACATGCTCAtgtttatcttaaaaaaaaagtcatcttcatatttataattgtactctgtaaaaaaaattgatagtgtTGGTCATACACCAAGcatgaaaaataaagataagataatatttttaacacaagAATTTTTAAGCAGTAATG
This genomic interval from Cotesia glomerata isolate CgM1 linkage group LG1, MPM_Cglom_v2.3, whole genome shotgun sequence contains the following:
- the LOC123275382 gene encoding centrosomal protein of 290 kDa-like isoform X1, yielding MDSEKKKSAKRRSLEAGREMLARYKESLRNIDTSQTGEPSDESFVLNDTQQSVDPQSLLMLEDTSCKDTTQSSISMSEGEGDGDIDGMAGRVAELKELMQGKEAMIESLSTEIENMRAEAGSPNSSQSQNSSTQYKDLFNAYKSKVFEFEQAIKERDDYINHLTVLLEQTLASRDSLKTQLAALKPISVPRSDTDGQLDVDKKIQDLEEALGNHVEVIQKLNEQLLDSCKQIDQLEVDKKSQDAEIVSYKFTINKLNEDLQKYSEMMNMYEETKNTITKRTESVIEKFKAELDDQKQLHEQQIKELNANHQAEVAKIKQRYEEQYKGLFERFNSELPALESKHSKELHVFQTQLTTYKKIMNNLKTDLDNRIKSEQLVMSDLNNSKRQLMLCQQDKEMLEEQIKLHKVQVEELTVKYMAASSVLNSKESIERSLEEALINVETLKRDYETLQSKYDDVSAKYAATQSLIENTQSHERAMNHRGFEYDKSLSRMSGLNASFASEINATTYQTFDDFSIQYEMMKKRLEEKDSLEKKLIDKISGLEDKISKITKQLEETNLEKESYEKQFKDAKNRCDKMMSELKTMKESNATVPQPFPSSIYFPDNNSTSLNDSLSEQKDIRNDSNKIESFNREIEELKQALQQKDQELTEADTKLRKAMEKIKQYKAECDQAKSGLARAWEHCAEVGERLNQTLAINESRFTDSIMTTFSNNNNTTTNDLIDQLEESSDKIAISSCKYEDESIISTSDKISSLSHLGKQLNCLHVRTENIELENQKLKEENTELLKVRDNWEKIKADMEKRHAQEMEEVRTYFEDKCVQIEKQYSEDVFSQQSKKMSDDSEVEEMADDLYCGGGGDCIVSINNKTVDNSKTQVTADRHIKCEDLNRNSILETKVHQLCQTELDAAVESSELTELRAAYSQQLAEQIALAKCDIVNALQEQIQALVSAESSSEENWPPELLELRNKFTNNAKRDIEKLKEDHLREINQLKEEHSRNLSKTIERYQEEVNKLSSEIKACNQNKHVSLVNNDDKFIQRDNLYKTCATLKSSVEELIKYFANCEEELNNILMTQVLKRQISNINNLTNDETDLYKSEADINLTSSTSLSPTMKIKRVHFAPLPSQISTIMKNDSNILIDLIEADNDIAGKLRIELQKCLQRLKTESAEIFDVNLSSDDSVIDALSKQISWTTKINEELNARLSEAENTIEEYQDESQQLKCKIMDLQQKLIAIDTRKEIISEGYGEQDNTERELVVQDFNQLHERARQAIMNGAGDNSYLLQLIEELCRYHDKQSEDNRKEKEDLQQQQVLMSPPSPSISRVRCQKIEAADKQLRSTRKFLEEQASEREIERDDAARQIQALQEHLKEREREKERDLRISSEPASLSPEPSLVIPTLQNFDGQDVEGLEQQIREMSQTIQDLESKKTAVDDELKAAVDKIWELRDIIVSLETQLESKTELEKHLLNQIEQNKEIISSQNQHNQELAQELETLKLGGDNTQDDHIIHLQEELRKHKLSTEHFNVNSTALRQMKSELQDMQNHLDKKTKELETLHMCGSNLSISQPSEDVSIRDQIDATRCPTPDDPNAPPTLPLDQLLKLKDKLLKHTRAEEVALKRIKDLDMQLSTLKIQNEELQAEQEILQQTNSEQLFQIEAMRGRLEQYKQSAPFAQRQATSRLELQLHEVNTKVHSMEQELANKDRELLDVKYQLERKSQLLQDKQDELFTVVQTENDIINELKNRVEHLEQEKRVLETKCSSQERAQQELPQLIESMLTDKNEEIDHLKEQLSKKEKQFEVYTSLQMEEGNLQHGKNEPKNSARTLSDILSIHSECEEISEAIREGSNVLHNTALNISSAKVPGSFVTNDQLDGSSVPFMDLQKSDLRNPPLELSSQPYSFTSSQHVSQPQLSAIESVHSEGEFNSPKRNSSVVSDGAGGSTSKNKQSGSLSKTDIITPTRTKSVLVGSNLSQPCIEDLENQLKAIHNELQAKSATLSKRELELDALQKSLDELRAEFKDSIDTVTRDKVFYKNQYELSQESEKKIRNDLEEVENILKIRNEELEIYRDKLQTNEQVLHELQNENDTLRKDIRKICDDNMAYQTTIREKVQELKNLKDIIFEKDITIETIKTRNVEIENENKQLYTFKTKFESCRKDLMDKQSDIKRLTDGLNSRDELIQRLEEMARRRSLSNTYPMTDKDQEIHHLQEYIKEKDKVIKQMTDDSKSLQRSLETIQSKIKESGNVIELRKKLKEERMFNDELTKMVAKLKQELEILKDESVRQSSEGADIEDMVQRELNLSADLDRKILDAIENESEELTMGRRVDHACNSIKPFEQDIEKIMQQYSDIRRKLKQANKLNEQLLHEKNELEIEQDILKSQIMDYENRILEIKSDLDDENKKNMTLVEDLSVHKIMIRDLQIHVQKEKNKSRRTQMEDADIIKELRLRLTTSLDVEKELRDSLATARQNYKLLQVKLNNLKETIEPERSGNISSSPELQEAEKNDLMMAEKYEKVVRELIELQDTLKINQAEKNRYEKQLEIELEERERLLSQIALVESSKEHLEIELKRTKEELKSYQDESKWLKKRLDSILEADEKKQSQRSDEQNELKNLRHELKNTKEVMRDLEIDSKELKRQLERAQIEQDQVTHVLANLRKSESVLQKKLNAAKNDEERLKEVIEELRAELQARFNRELELSKGFLQENSAGDKNMSAKLINQITELTSENARYSLEKGVLHDKLIKAREEIERHVVRVKELELMLQHSDGVTSSHDNNQLLMKLQYIYAKYMRVDSKRKALAFQKRYLLCVIGGYQLSEDNARSMLAKLTSVERSFISEQTLHVVKTCPRARFRSAVLLVIGLRRMKWMVQRWRSGKRKPAPTMLTQSDQTYPHLRVHLANHLSSNNNDNPRHSSTTATSTSANPDNGNPLGGIDYEYYAQRFHNIENILGLAMNEADSHNPVTN